The nucleotide window TTGAGAAGTCGAAGAACCCCGCGCTGGTCGGGATGAATCTCTGTGACCGTACGATTCGCATTCAAAAACCACGAAGCTTTCTGCAGAAGACCGGATTGGCCGTTCAGGACTGGCTCGAACGTCGCGTGGCCGGAGTTTCGGTTTACGGAGACCCCCCGGTGTATGACTCCAGCACCTTCGGATGGGCGAAAGAGGTCGAGAGCGAATGGAAATTGATTCGCGCCGAACTGGATCAGGTCATGAAGTTTAAGGACCAGATGCCCAGTTTTCACGAAATCCTGAAGGAAGTGCATATGATCACCACCGACGACCAGTGGAAGACCTACTTCCTGGCTGGCATCGGGATGGATTGTCGGGAAAACGCGAAAAGGTGCCCGGAGACCATGCGACTACTCGGGAAGATTCCGGGGATGAAAACGGCCTTTTTTTCCATTCTAGCCCCGCACAAGCATATCCCCGCGCACCGGGGAGCTTTCAATGGAATCCTCCGCTTCCACCTCGGACTCATGGTGCCCGAACCGCGCGAAAGGGTGCGCATCCGGATCGGCAACGACATTCACCACTGGAGTGAAGGCAAATCACTCATCTTCGACGACACCTTCAATCATGAGGTGTGGAACGATACGGATGGCTACCGGGTGGTGCTATTTGTCGATTTTGCGCGGCCGTTGAAGCAACCGTTCCAAGGGATTAATGAGGCCTTCCTGAATATGGCTTCCCTGGCGCCCTTCCTCCGAGAAGCCGGAACCAAACAGAAGACCTGGGAGAAGAAGTTTTACCGGGATGCCAAATCACCGGCCAAACCGTCTTAAACCCGTCTCAACTCACCCCCCATGGCCACTTACATTTACGAAACCATCCCGGAGAATCCTCGAAAAAAACCGCGCCGATTCGAAGTGGAGCAACGCATGAGCGAAGCGGCCCTGACCAAGGACCCCAAGACCGGCGAACCGGTCCGACGCGTCATCACCGGAGGAAGCGGCATCGTGACCCACGGGGCGAGCATCCTGTCGATGAAGACCAAGAAGCGTTAGTGTTTCAGCAGCAAGAAGGACGAGTCGAACCAGAGACCGTTGAAGTCAAACTGCAGGGCCGGCGGGTCGAAA belongs to Verrucomicrobiales bacterium and includes:
- a CDS encoding aspartyl/asparaginyl beta-hydroxylase domain-containing protein codes for the protein MQTIPSTSGSFEKSKNPALVGMNLCDRTIRIQKPRSFLQKTGLAVQDWLERRVAGVSVYGDPPVYDSSTFGWAKEVESEWKLIRAELDQVMKFKDQMPSFHEILKEVHMITTDDQWKTYFLAGIGMDCRENAKRCPETMRLLGKIPGMKTAFFSILAPHKHIPAHRGAFNGILRFHLGLMVPEPRERVRIRIGNDIHHWSEGKSLIFDDTFNHEVWNDTDGYRVVLFVDFARPLKQPFQGINEAFLNMASLAPFLREAGTKQKTWEKKFYRDAKSPAKPS
- a CDS encoding zinc ribbon domain-containing protein, which encodes MATYIYETIPENPRKKPRRFEVEQRMSEAALTKDPKTGEPVRRVITGGSGIVTHGASILSMKTKKR